One Methylorubrum extorquens genomic window, GTTTCGCGCCCAGACTCGCCCGTAGCCCTTGAGGAAGAACCCATAATGGAGGCTGGCGGCCTGCTCCGGCACGTCGAGGACGATGCTGCGCCGGGTCCAATTCGCGGTTCCCTTGAGCGGACCGTCGGTCTGTCGCTCCATCATGTTGTCGAAGCTTAAGCCGCGCCGCTCGTAGCCATCGACACGCATCCACAACGTGGCAGCGTCCGCATCCTCGACTTTCAGCTCGGCCGTGAGCCTCAGGCGCTGCCCAAGGAAGTCCTGCGCGCCGATGCTCTGCATCAGCACGGCGATCAGCCCCGTCAAATCCTTGCCTTGGCCGCGCGCGACGATGCTTTCGATCAAAGCGGCGCCCGGTCGATCGGGATCGAGGCCGAGCCGGTGCGTGGTATCGCCGACGGAGCCGACGACGAACCAGTCCTTCGGCAGTGTCAGCGGCGTGACGCTCGGCGATTCCCGCTCTTCCAGCCGGGCCGACAGGACGTTCCAGTCGGAAAAGCCGAACTGCCGGGCGACGAGTTCGAGGCAAGTACTGTGGGGGAGATCGATGCGGCGCTCCGACAACGAGGTGCGCAGCGTCCTGGCCATCGATTTGGCGTTCGAGATGTCGAGCATGGTCGAGCCTTCGCTTGGGCGCGTTCGGCGTCAGTGCTCGCGTTACTGACAGGCGGCCCAAACAAGGGGTCGATCCGAGGTCGGCCGTACATTCACCGTTCCCCGAGGGGTGCGAGCGGCGGGCTGTACGGGGCCATGACGAGAAGCTAGGTCGAGTCGGCTCCGGCGGTCAAGCCTGAGCCGAGACCCGCAAGAATTCCACGGCCGGGCCCTGCGCCTGCGAAAAGACGCCCGCCGTCAGCGCGTTGCCATAGACCGCGCCCGTGTCGAGATTGGTGCGGAAGCGACGGCAATCCGGCCCGCCGCGGGTCTGCGGCGTGTGGCCGTGGACGACGTGGCGGCCGAAATCGTGGTCCTCGGACAGGAACGGCTCACGGATCCAGAGCCGGTTGTGGAGGTCCGGGTCCGGCACCTCCCCTTCGGGGCGGAAGCCGGCATGGACGTACCAGCGCTGCGCATCCTCGTGCAGGGTCGGCAGGGCCTCGATCCAGTCGAGCATCTCGCCAGGCAGCTCCTCCGGCCCCGACACGTCGAACGACGTGAGAGTCTCGGCGCCGCCGTTATAGACCCAATGGTCGAGGGCGCCGGGCTCGCGCAGGCTCTTCAGCAACATCTCCTCGTGGTTGCCCATGAGGCAGACCACGTCCTCCGGCTCGCGCCATTGCAGGCGGCGCAGGGTCTCGATCACCCGCGCGCTGTCGGGCCCGCGATCGATGTAATCGCCGAGGAAGACGAGCTTCCTGGCGCAGCCCCCCGCATGGGCCTCGATGCGTTCCAGCAGGCGGTCGAGCAGATCGGCGCAGCCGTGGATGTCGCCGATGGCGTAGGTGATCGTCTCGGCGGTCATCCACTCGTTGTCGATGGGATTTCGCTGCAACGCAAGACGAGGGTATGCCGAGCTGATTACCCGGGGCGGAACACGTCCGGATAGGGGCGTTCGAGGCGCGACTTCTGACGCTGACACCACGCGGCGACCCCCGTCGCCTCGATCTCGGCGCGGATCCGGGCCTTCTCGGCCTTCACGATCCGCATGAAAGGCTCCTTGCCCGCCTGCCGGATGCCGTCCATCAGCACGGTTCCCTGAAGCGTCTCGGTAAAGCCGACATCGATTCCGACATGCGCCGGGCAGCGGTTCTTGAGCGCGGTGAGGAGCGCCGCGTCGCCGGCGACCGACCGCAGCGCGGCCGGATCGTCGGCAGGCTGCGCCTGCGCCGGTACGGCGGCGGCCCAGAGCGTGAGCGCGAGAGCGATCCGCCTCATCGAGTTTCCTTCTCCGGCGCGGTGAAGGGGGCGCTCCGGATCGTTCCGGCGTGGCCCCGGTCGAGGCTGCCCCGGCGCGGTCTCCCGCGCCGGGGCCTGTCGTTCACCCGATCAGTTCAGCAACACGCCTGCCGGCCGGCGCTCGGCCGCGACGTCGCCGATCATCAGTCCGGCCGGGCCGACGCGCACCGGCACGGTCTCGCCGTCGTGGATCACCCCTGAAAGGATCGCTTCGGCCAGCGGATCCTGCACGTTCTTCTGGATCACCCTCTTCAGCGGACGCGCGCCGTAGGCCGGGTCGTAGCCCTTGTCGGCGAGCCAGGTGCGAGCCTCGTCGTCCACGTCGAGGGTGATCTTGCGATCCTCCAGAAGCTTGGCCAGACGCCCGAGCTGGATGTCGACGATCGCGCCCATCTCCGAGCGCGCGAGGCGGTGGAACAGGATGATCTCGTCCACCCGGTTCAGGAACTCGGGCCGGAAGTGGCCCCGCACCACGCCCATCACCTCGTCGCGCACCGCGTCGGTGTCCTGGCCGGCCGGCTGGTTCACCAGATACTCCGAGCCGAGGTTCGAGGTCATGATGAGCAGCGTGTTGCGGAAATCGACCGTGCGGCCCTGTCCATCCGTCAGGCGCCCGTCGTCGAGCACCTGCAGGAGGACGTTGAACACGTCCGGATGCGCCTTCTCGACCTCGTCGAACAGCACGACCTGATAGGGCCGGCGCCGCACGGCTTCGGTCAGCGCACCGCCCTCCTCGTAGCCGACATAGCCCGGAGGCGCGCCGATGAGGCGGGCGACGGCGTGCTTCTCCATGTACTCGGACATGTCGATGCGGACCAACGCGGTGTCGTCGTCGAAGAGGAAGCCGGCCAGCGCCTTGGTCAGCTCGGTCTTGCCGACACCCGTCGGCCCGAGGAACATGAACGAGCCGATCGGCCGGTTTGGATCCTGCAGGCCGGCCCGCGCCCGGCGCACCGCGGTCGAGACCGCCTCCACCGCCTCGCGCTGGCCGACGACGCGCTTGGCGAGCGCCTGCTCCATCGCCAGGAGCTTCTCGCGCTCGCCCTCCAGCATCTTGTCCACCGGCACGCCGGTCCAGCGGGAGACGACGCCGGCGATATGGGCCGGCGTCACCGCCTCCTCGACCATGCCGTCGCGGGCGCTCCCGTTCTCGGCCGCGGCCTCGATCTCGGAGAGCTGCTTCTCCAGGCCGGGGATCACGCCGTAGGCGAGTTCGCCCGCGCGCTGGTACTGGCCCTGGCGCTGCGCCGAGGCGAGGTCGTTGCGCGCCTCGTCGAGCTTCTTCTTGAGTTCGGCGGCAGCACCCAGCTTGTCCTTCTCGGCCTTCCAGCGCGCGGTGATGGTGGCGGATTGCTCTTCGAGGTCGGCGAGCTCCTTCTCCAGGCGCTGGAGCCGGTCGCGGGAGGCGGAATCCGTCTCCTTCTTCAGCGCCTCGCCCTCGATCTTCAGCCGCACGATCTCACGATCGACGTTGTCGAGTTCCTCCGGCTTCGAATCGACCTGCATGCGCAGGCGCGAGCCCGCCTCGTCGACGAGGTCGATCGCCTTGTCGGGCAGGAAGCGGTCGGTGATGTAGCGGTTCGACAGCGTGGCCGCCGCGACGAGCGCCGAATCCTGAATGCGCACGCCGTGGTGCTGCTCGTACTTCTCCTTGATGCCGCGCAGGATCGACACCGTGTCCGCGACGGTGGGCTCGGAGACGAAGACGGGCTGGAAGCGGCGGGCGAGCGCGGCGTCCTTCTCGACATGCTTGCGGTACTCGTCGAGCGTGGTCGCGCCGACGCAATGCAACTCGCCGCGGGCAAGCGCGGGCTTCAAGAGGTTCGATGCGTCCATGGCGCCGTCGGCCTTTCCGGCGCCGACCAGCGTGTGCATCTCGTCGATGAACAGGATGATCTGGCCTTCCGCCGCGGTCACCTCGGAGAGTACGCCCTTCAGCCGCTCCTCGAACTCGCCGCGATACTTCGCGCCGGCGATCAGCGCGCCCATGTCCAGCGCCAGCAGGCTCTTCTCCTTAAGGGATTCCGGCACGTCGCCGTTGACGATGCGCAGCGCCAAGCCCTCGACGATGGCGGTCTTGCCAACGCCGGGCTCGCCGATCAGCACGGGATTGTTCTTCGTGCGCCGCGACAGGACTTGGATCGTACGGCGGATCTCCTCGTCGCGGCCGATCACCGGATCGAGTTTGCCCTCGCGGGCGGCCTCGGTGAGGTCGCGGGCGTACTTCTTCAGCGCGTCGTAGGCGTTCTCGGCCGAGGCGTTGTCGGCGGTGCGGCCCTTGCGCAAGGCGTTGATCGCGCCGTTGAGCGAGGCCGCGGTGACGCCCGCCGCGGTCAGGATGCGGCCGGCCTCCCCGTCCTTCTCGACGGCGAAGGCGAGAAGCAGGCGTTCGACGGTGACGTAGGAATCACCTGCCTTCTCGGCGGCCTGCTCGGCGGTGTCGAACAGGCGCACGAGTTCGCGCGTCGCCTGCGGCTGCGCGGAGTTGCCCGAGACCTTCGGCTGCTTGGCCAGCCATTGCTCGACCTGCGCATGCGCGACCCGCGACTGGCCGCCGGCCCGGTCGATGAGACCGGCGCAGAGCCCTTCGGGATCGTCGAGCAGGACCTTGAGGAGATGGCCGGGCGCGAGTTGCGGGTTGCCCTCGCGGACGGCGAGATTCTGCGCGGCCTGGACGAAGCCGCGGGCGCGCTCGGTGTATTTCTCGAAATTCATTTCGTGTTGCCCTTCCCCGGATCGGATC contains:
- a CDS encoding glyoxalase superfamily protein; translated protein: MLDISNAKSMARTLRTSLSERRIDLPHSTCLELVARQFGFSDWNVLSARLEERESPSVTPLTLPKDWFVVGSVGDTTHRLGLDPDRPGAALIESIVARGQGKDLTGLIAVLMQSIGAQDFLGQRLRLTAELKVEDADAATLWMRVDGYERRGLSFDNMMERQTDGPLKGTANWTRRSIVLDVPEQAASLHYGFFLKGYGRVWARNVRIEAVGGEIPVTMTRLGETGDVSRMPRRPANLDFCER
- a CDS encoding metallophosphoesterase family protein, with amino-acid sequence MTAETITYAIGDIHGCADLLDRLLERIEAHAGGCARKLVFLGDYIDRGPDSARVIETLRRLQWREPEDVVCLMGNHEEMLLKSLREPGALDHWVYNGGAETLTSFDVSGPEELPGEMLDWIEALPTLHEDAQRWYVHAGFRPEGEVPDPDLHNRLWIREPFLSEDHDFGRHVVHGHTPQTRGGPDCRRFRTNLDTGAVYGNALTAGVFSQAQGPAVEFLRVSAQA
- the clpB gene encoding ATP-dependent chaperone ClpB, whose protein sequence is MNFEKYTERARGFVQAAQNLAVREGNPQLAPGHLLKVLLDDPEGLCAGLIDRAGGQSRVAHAQVEQWLAKQPKVSGNSAQPQATRELVRLFDTAEQAAEKAGDSYVTVERLLLAFAVEKDGEAGRILTAAGVTAASLNGAINALRKGRTADNASAENAYDALKKYARDLTEAAREGKLDPVIGRDEEIRRTIQVLSRRTKNNPVLIGEPGVGKTAIVEGLALRIVNGDVPESLKEKSLLALDMGALIAGAKYRGEFEERLKGVLSEVTAAEGQIILFIDEMHTLVGAGKADGAMDASNLLKPALARGELHCVGATTLDEYRKHVEKDAALARRFQPVFVSEPTVADTVSILRGIKEKYEQHHGVRIQDSALVAAATLSNRYITDRFLPDKAIDLVDEAGSRLRMQVDSKPEELDNVDREIVRLKIEGEALKKETDSASRDRLQRLEKELADLEEQSATITARWKAEKDKLGAAAELKKKLDEARNDLASAQRQGQYQRAGELAYGVIPGLEKQLSEIEAAAENGSARDGMVEEAVTPAHIAGVVSRWTGVPVDKMLEGEREKLLAMEQALAKRVVGQREAVEAVSTAVRRARAGLQDPNRPIGSFMFLGPTGVGKTELTKALAGFLFDDDTALVRIDMSEYMEKHAVARLIGAPPGYVGYEEGGALTEAVRRRPYQVVLFDEVEKAHPDVFNVLLQVLDDGRLTDGQGRTVDFRNTLLIMTSNLGSEYLVNQPAGQDTDAVRDEVMGVVRGHFRPEFLNRVDEIILFHRLARSEMGAIVDIQLGRLAKLLEDRKITLDVDDEARTWLADKGYDPAYGARPLKRVIQKNVQDPLAEAILSGVIHDGETVPVRVGPAGLMIGDVAAERRPAGVLLN